A genomic segment from Gemmatimonas sp. UBA7669 encodes:
- a CDS encoding TlpA family protein disulfide reductase, giving the protein MTDSREAPDAADLAHPSLAAWEDELFQHGRIADPMLLRHQSACATCADTVSALQAWSRQLADRGAPDATSRETHDRLKARILASRAAGLRSVIPVEAPDQDERLPQAPLEELHAPARSRTTRWWARSSVRAAAAVLAAIGVVSLWRQPTVAEAGMVAGSLELSPALPKRGDTVRVTYTSAGLLGKPAVLHLRARIRTVHQGSYNEGVPVVQLATLKRTSGDRYTAEFVLPDSVLFAALAVEDTAASAVDDFGGRAWEVMRAGADGRPLLDALEQRTNDLMGRSWEEGIATAREKVQLYPDSVRSWSSLAFYERAMGLENDSTLRMHARQANRFSERMLAGTLPAQAGQLYWYARGTPDSVLTAAWRVRLLRDTPKDGFAVQERTIDIFRTHWASKDSAGAVAALEVLWHDTPPERRAQVAQVAHAFLGTTAQHAEAMQRWTARYLAAESTLYRRRWVARELSRVAGLRDTALAQFTALTATLAQPDDRQRQLNETRADYLRRLSGERAIVEAEVGRVLAQGGRAAEALARLRRVPDVGWNVEVFDVTASAALAAGDTALAVPHWARLVIDPRTAAAKVKRLDSLGTRHVGASEWAALLQRTRQEMAETVMGRARRRRVEPSVVTALDGRETALSTLANGRPMVVVFWSPQCGPAVEALPDLELLSRRLAARQVPVVLIAEQTSADSTLTRELRKGGFTGAVYLDAKREAYRAFGNWGTPQLYVLDRDGRVLFDATSSVGETELRMEALLTSTSTHTGSAGSY; this is encoded by the coding sequence ATGACTGACTCCCGCGAGGCGCCCGACGCCGCCGATCTTGCGCATCCTTCGCTGGCTGCGTGGGAAGACGAGCTCTTTCAGCACGGTCGCATTGCCGATCCGATGCTGCTGCGTCATCAGAGCGCCTGCGCCACCTGCGCCGACACGGTGTCCGCCCTGCAGGCCTGGTCCCGGCAGCTCGCTGACCGCGGTGCGCCCGACGCAACCTCACGCGAGACACACGATCGTCTGAAGGCGCGCATCCTGGCGTCGCGTGCAGCCGGCCTGCGCAGCGTGATTCCCGTGGAGGCTCCGGATCAGGACGAGCGCCTGCCACAGGCACCGCTCGAAGAGTTGCATGCGCCTGCGCGCTCGCGTACCACGCGCTGGTGGGCCCGCTCGTCCGTGCGAGCCGCTGCCGCGGTGCTGGCGGCCATTGGTGTGGTGAGTCTCTGGCGTCAGCCCACAGTGGCGGAGGCCGGCATGGTGGCCGGTTCACTGGAGCTGTCGCCGGCGTTGCCGAAGCGTGGTGACACCGTGCGGGTGACCTACACCAGCGCGGGTCTGCTGGGCAAACCCGCCGTGCTGCATCTGCGGGCGCGCATTCGCACGGTGCACCAAGGCAGCTACAACGAGGGGGTGCCTGTGGTGCAGCTCGCCACCCTGAAACGCACGAGCGGCGATCGCTATACGGCGGAGTTCGTGCTGCCGGACAGTGTGCTCTTCGCGGCACTGGCCGTAGAGGATACGGCGGCCAGTGCCGTGGATGACTTTGGTGGCCGGGCCTGGGAGGTAATGCGCGCGGGCGCGGATGGACGGCCGCTGCTGGATGCGCTGGAGCAGCGGACGAATGACCTGATGGGGCGCAGCTGGGAGGAGGGTATCGCCACGGCGCGCGAGAAGGTGCAGTTGTATCCCGACTCCGTGCGCTCGTGGAGTTCCCTCGCGTTCTATGAACGTGCGATGGGTCTGGAGAACGACAGCACGCTGCGCATGCATGCCCGGCAGGCCAACAGATTCTCCGAGCGCATGCTTGCCGGCACGCTGCCTGCGCAGGCTGGTCAGCTGTACTGGTATGCACGTGGAACACCGGATTCCGTGTTGACGGCGGCATGGCGCGTGCGCCTCCTGCGCGACACACCGAAGGATGGTTTTGCGGTGCAGGAGCGCACCATCGACATCTTCCGCACGCATTGGGCATCCAAGGACTCCGCAGGGGCCGTGGCGGCGCTTGAAGTGCTGTGGCATGACACGCCACCTGAGCGACGCGCGCAGGTGGCGCAGGTCGCGCACGCCTTCCTTGGCACCACGGCGCAGCATGCGGAGGCCATGCAGCGCTGGACGGCGCGATATCTCGCGGCCGAGTCCACGCTCTATCGTCGGCGCTGGGTGGCGCGGGAATTGTCCCGCGTGGCCGGCCTGCGTGACACGGCACTGGCGCAGTTCACCGCGTTGACGGCGACGTTGGCGCAACCGGATGATCGGCAGCGGCAGCTGAATGAAACGCGCGCCGACTACTTGCGTCGCCTGTCCGGAGAGCGCGCCATTGTGGAGGCCGAAGTGGGGCGTGTGCTCGCGCAGGGCGGGCGGGCCGCGGAAGCGCTGGCGCGCCTGCGTCGGGTGCCGGACGTGGGGTGGAACGTGGAGGTGTTTGATGTCACGGCCAGCGCCGCGCTGGCGGCCGGAGACACGGCATTGGCCGTGCCGCACTGGGCGCGTCTGGTGATTGACCCACGAACTGCAGCCGCAAAGGTCAAGCGTCTCGATTCGCTCGGGACACGCCACGTGGGGGCCAGCGAATGGGCGGCACTCCTGCAGCGCACCCGACAGGAGATGGCCGAGACGGTCATGGGCCGCGCCCGCCGCCGTCGTGTGGAGCCGTCAGTGGTGACAGCGCTCGACGGACGGGAGACGGCGCTTTCGACGCTGGCCAACGGGCGTCCGATGGTGGTGGTCTTCTGGTCACCACAGTGCGGTCCGGCCGTGGAAGCGCTCCCCGATCTCGAGCTGCTGTCCAGGAGGCTGGCGGCACGGCAGGTGCCCGTGGTGCTGATTGCCGAGCAAACCAGCGCCGACTCCACCCTCACACGGGAACTGCGCAAGGGTGGATTCACGGGCGCCGTCTACCTCGATGCCAAGCGCGAGGCCTACAGAGCCTTTGGCAACTGGGGGACGCCGCAGTTGTACGTGCTCGATCGCGACGGTCGTGTGCTGTTCGACGCCACGTCGAGTGTGGGCGAAACCGAGCTGCGCATGGAGGCGCTGCTGACCAGCACCTCCACGCACACCGGAAGCGCCGGGTCCTACTGA
- a CDS encoding RNA polymerase sigma factor, producing MSDSATDPLSQRAASLVPAVRAGSPEALGALYDLTSGRLRLVARRAMANDADAEDVVHDLFVGLPEALRHYRESGRFMSWLVTCTMRLALMRRRAGARRRESAWEEAAEHVAGAAAVDRPDLAPEVDEAYRRIAALPEALRDVVLLRSEGLTHAEIAQALGISEGNSRIRLARALERLLPQSAGMPVVRVLTEDRLHD from the coding sequence GTGTCCGACTCGGCGACCGACCCGCTGAGTCAGCGGGCCGCGTCGCTGGTGCCGGCGGTTCGCGCCGGGAGCCCCGAGGCCTTGGGCGCCCTGTACGACCTGACGTCGGGGCGCCTGCGGCTGGTGGCGCGCCGCGCGATGGCCAATGATGCCGACGCCGAGGACGTGGTGCACGACCTGTTCGTGGGGCTGCCGGAAGCGCTGCGGCACTACCGCGAATCGGGACGCTTCATGTCCTGGCTGGTGACCTGCACCATGCGTCTTGCGCTCATGCGTCGGCGGGCCGGCGCGCGTCGCCGGGAATCCGCATGGGAAGAGGCCGCGGAGCACGTGGCCGGCGCGGCCGCCGTCGACCGGCCTGATCTGGCGCCCGAGGTGGACGAAGCCTATCGCCGCATTGCCGCGCTTCCGGAGGCGCTGCGTGATGTGGTGCTGCTGCGCAGCGAGGGACTCACCCACGCCGAGATCGCGCAGGCGCTCGGCATTTCCGAAGGCAATTCCCGCATTCGCCTGGCGCGTGCGCTCGAGCGGCTGCTGCCGCAGAGCGCGGGTATGCCCGTGGTGCGAGTGCTCACCGAGGACCGGCTCCATGACTGA
- a CDS encoding nucleoside recognition domain-containing protein, which translates to MTLNYIWLGFFLTALLVGVVKLLGGDASAFAAMTQATFDSAKTGFDISIGLTGVLTLWLGLMKVGEAGGAIGVVAKIVSPFFRRLFPEVPPDHPALGSIIMNFSANMLGLDNAATPLGLKAMNELQTLNPEKDTATNAQIMFLVLNTSGLTLIPISIMVYRAELGAANPADVFLPILITTYFATLAALVGVALVQRINLLDPVLLGWLVGVTALVSAIVWGFSSMPREQVQIISNTVANVTLIGVICSFLIMALVRKVNAYEAFIEGAKEGFQVAIRIIPYLVALLVAIGVFRASGALDLLTQGLAKVLALFGVDDRIIPALPTALMKPLSGSGARGMMVDAMKTYGADSFAGRLSATFQGATDTTFYILALYFGSVGVKKTRHAVSMGLFADIVGVIVAIVMAYLYWG; encoded by the coding sequence ATGACACTCAACTACATCTGGCTGGGCTTCTTTCTCACCGCACTGCTGGTGGGCGTGGTCAAGCTCCTTGGTGGCGACGCCTCGGCGTTTGCTGCCATGACGCAGGCCACCTTCGATTCGGCCAAGACCGGATTCGACATCTCCATTGGCCTGACCGGTGTGCTCACGCTGTGGCTGGGCCTCATGAAGGTGGGCGAGGCCGGCGGGGCCATTGGCGTGGTGGCCAAGATCGTGAGTCCGTTCTTCCGTCGGCTCTTTCCCGAGGTGCCGCCCGATCATCCGGCGCTCGGGTCCATCATCATGAACTTCTCTGCCAACATGCTGGGCCTCGACAATGCGGCCACGCCGCTCGGGCTCAAGGCCATGAATGAATTGCAGACACTCAATCCGGAGAAAGACACGGCCACGAATGCGCAGATCATGTTCCTGGTGCTCAACACCTCGGGCCTGACGCTCATTCCCATCAGCATCATGGTGTATCGTGCCGAACTGGGCGCGGCCAATCCGGCCGATGTGTTTCTTCCCATTCTCATCACCACCTACTTCGCCACCCTCGCCGCGCTCGTTGGCGTGGCGCTCGTGCAGCGCATCAATCTGCTCGACCCGGTGTTGCTGGGCTGGCTGGTTGGCGTCACGGCGCTGGTGAGCGCGATCGTATGGGGCTTCTCCAGCATGCCACGCGAACAGGTGCAGATCATCTCCAACACCGTGGCGAATGTCACGCTCATTGGCGTCATCTGCAGCTTCCTCATCATGGCGCTGGTGCGGAAGGTGAACGCCTACGAGGCCTTCATCGAAGGCGCCAAGGAAGGCTTTCAGGTGGCCATTCGCATCATTCCGTATCTCGTGGCGCTGCTGGTGGCCATTGGTGTGTTTCGCGCGTCGGGTGCGCTGGACCTGCTCACGCAGGGCCTGGCCAAGGTGCTGGCGCTCTTCGGTGTGGACGACCGCATCATTCCCGCGTTGCCCACCGCGCTCATGAAGCCGCTGTCGGGCAGCGGCGCGCGGGGCATGATGGTGGACGCCATGAAGACCTACGGCGCGGATTCCTTTGCGGGTCGCCTGTCGGCCACCTTCCAGGGCGCCACCGACACGACGTTCTACATTCTCGCGCTGTACTTCGGGTCGGTGGGTGTGAAGAAGACCCGACACGCCGTGTCGATGGGGCTCTTTGCCGACATCGTGGGTGTGATCGTGGCCATCGTGATGGCGTACCTGTACTGGGGATGA
- the mpaA gene encoding murein tripeptide amidase MpaA produces MPLRPRTAWGTHAVPPTIYGRSVLGLPLEVWRPTGRCELLIFAAIHGEEPETTWALSRALRQLEGAPEHAAVVLAANPDGLIRGTRANANGVDLNRNFPTSTWRAGPVTCRATIDLPSDVQLSPGSAPGSEPETQALLALIGELKPEVVIALHAPLACIDDANASALGQRLAARTGMPLVRDVGYPTPGSFGTWGSENGVPVITYEYPVIANEDLMAMHVPVLVELLTGTLP; encoded by the coding sequence ATGCCGCTTCGTCCGCGCACTGCCTGGGGCACGCACGCCGTGCCGCCCACCATCTATGGTCGTTCCGTTCTCGGTCTGCCGCTCGAGGTCTGGCGGCCCACGGGGCGCTGCGAGCTGCTCATCTTTGCGGCCATTCACGGGGAAGAGCCGGAGACCACCTGGGCGCTCTCGCGGGCGCTGCGTCAACTGGAGGGGGCACCGGAGCACGCGGCGGTGGTGCTGGCCGCCAACCCCGACGGCCTCATTCGTGGCACACGCGCCAATGCCAACGGCGTGGACCTCAATCGCAACTTCCCCACGAGCACCTGGCGCGCCGGACCGGTAACCTGCCGAGCCACCATCGATCTGCCCAGCGATGTGCAACTGAGCCCCGGCTCGGCGCCGGGCTCGGAACCGGAAACGCAGGCCCTGCTGGCATTGATTGGGGAGCTCAAGCCCGAGGTGGTGATTGCCCTGCACGCGCCACTGGCCTGCATCGACGATGCCAACGCCAGCGCGCTGGGGCAGCGACTTGCGGCACGCACGGGCATGCCGCTGGTGCGCGACGTGGGCTATCCCACGCCGGGTTCGTTCGGCACCTGGGGCAGCGAGAACGGCGTGCCGGTCATTACCTACGAGTATCCCGTCATCGCCAACGAAGACCTCATGGCCATGCACGTGCCTGTGCTGGTGGAACTGCTCACGGGCACCCTGCCATGA
- a CDS encoding DinB family protein, with amino-acid sequence MSHTTRAAFLAAQLGSEAEKTRRHLERLPDDHWSWKPHEKSSSLGQLASHLVDCLHFARLVFSEDRSNIDLSTWRPFRAASRDALLAAYDGAVSQALEAMATHVDQDARGTWEMAVNGTVRIRRDRESAFADMTLHHLIHHRGQLTVYLRLLEVPVASTYGPTADEA; translated from the coding sequence ATGAGCCACACGACACGCGCCGCGTTTCTGGCCGCGCAGTTGGGCAGTGAAGCGGAGAAGACGCGGCGTCATCTCGAACGCCTGCCCGATGACCACTGGTCGTGGAAGCCGCACGAGAAGTCGTCCTCACTGGGTCAGCTGGCGTCGCACCTCGTGGACTGTCTGCACTTTGCCCGCTTGGTGTTCAGCGAGGATCGCAGCAACATCGATCTCTCCACCTGGCGCCCGTTCCGCGCCGCATCGCGCGACGCGCTGCTGGCCGCCTACGACGGGGCGGTGTCGCAGGCGCTCGAGGCCATGGCCACGCATGTCGATCAGGACGCGCGCGGGACCTGGGAGATGGCCGTCAATGGCACGGTGCGCATTCGCCGCGACCGGGAGTCGGCCTTTGCCGACATGACGCTGCATCACCTCATCCATCATCGCGGGCAGCTCACCGTGTACCTGCGATTGCTGGAGGTGCCGGTGGCGTCCACGTATGGTCCCACCGCCGACGAGGCGTGA